One window from the genome of Verrucomicrobiota bacterium encodes:
- the rph gene encoding ribonuclease PH — protein MERNDTFERPDGRKIDELREITFIKNFAPHATGSVLCSFGNTKVICAATIEEGIPRWMKSQGVKGGWTTAEYSMLPYSTLDRKSRDISRGKQDGRTVEIQRLIGRSLRAVIDLQKLGERTLWIDCDVLQADGGTRTASITGAYVASKLAFAKLIDQGLITEDPFTDSIAAISVGIYKDKEILDLNYPEDKDASVDFNVVITGSGNFVEVQGTGEEAVFTRSQLDSMLELAGLGCVKISKIQDKALI, from the coding sequence ATGGAGAGAAACGATACATTCGAAAGGCCGGACGGTCGCAAAATCGACGAATTAAGGGAAATAACTTTTATTAAAAATTTTGCCCCTCACGCAACAGGGTCTGTTTTATGTTCTTTTGGAAATACAAAAGTAATTTGTGCTGCAACCATTGAGGAAGGAATTCCAAGATGGATGAAATCTCAAGGCGTAAAAGGAGGTTGGACCACAGCAGAATATTCGATGCTTCCCTACTCGACTCTGGACAGGAAATCACGTGATATTTCTAGAGGCAAACAAGATGGTCGAACCGTAGAAATACAGAGATTGATCGGTAGGTCGCTGAGGGCCGTTATAGATTTACAGAAATTAGGGGAAAGAACTTTATGGATTGATTGCGATGTTTTACAAGCAGATGGTGGAACAAGAACGGCCTCGATTACAGGAGCTTACGTCGCTAGCAAACTTGCATTTGCAAAACTAATTGATCAGGGACTGATTACCGAGGACCCATTTACAGATTCAATCGCAGCAATTTCTGTCGGAATCTATAAAGATAAGGAAATATTGGATTTAAATTACCCTGAAGACAAAGATGCGTCCGTAGATTTTAACGTGGTCATCACGGGAAGTGGAAACTTTGTCGAAGTACAAGGAACAGGTGAAGAAGCGGTATTTACTCGATCACAACTCGATAGCATGTTGGAGCTAGCAGGATTGGGATGTGTGAAAATTTCTAAGATTCAAGATAAAGCTCTGATTTAA
- the ispG gene encoding (E)-4-hydroxy-3-methylbut-2-enyl-diphosphate synthase, whose product MKAYCASRLVSKRRITREVKVGNVGVGDLNPIRIQSMTTTLTTDIEATVRQTRALVEAGCEIVRITAPNVNAAKALAVISKRLKNDKIDVPLVADIHFLPSAAMEAVEHVEKVRVNPGNYADKKKFQIIEYSDDEYRQELERLHESFSPLVKRCKILGRSIRIGTNHGSLSDRIMNRFGDSPLGMVESALEFIRIAEAHNFYDIILSMKASNPKVMIQAYRLAVAKMAEENMQYPLHLGVTEAGDGEDGRIKSAIGIGSLLIDGLGDTIRVSLTEDPVYEIPVAQALAKKATYLWSQKSSAELQMDETVDPFTFTRREVEKIDLNQRIKISSTLPPIVFLKNRAQTDIISSVDQLSSLTSNPSKIDTPVEGWVIELNGIQDIDELTSAYKNFDSQKIPLIAELGNNLSEDPRPFNKLINLFKSVIFAIEWPLIGTTGLQRWVSWAIEKNASLAIGISAEDLAKNASSFIEKELPPIILFTQSKNTNSHPIGDYRLLISIQNSLGLKFPVWLRVNKKSYIQQTPGFLNDLLEASLLAGSLLSDGFGDILSIECVENQENALSLAYNVLQGAGARISKTEYVACPSCGRTLFDLQKTTQTIRKATEHLKGVKIAVMGCIVNGPGEMADADFGYVGGAPGKVNLYVGKDCVEYHVKESEAVSRLIDLIKKEGKWAIPKEPMVRTKA is encoded by the coding sequence ATGAAGGCATATTGCGCCTCCAGACTAGTCTCCAAAAGGAGAATCACCCGAGAGGTCAAAGTAGGAAATGTTGGAGTTGGTGATTTAAATCCAATCCGTATCCAGTCAATGACGACCACATTGACTACGGATATAGAGGCTACCGTTAGGCAAACACGAGCACTTGTTGAAGCTGGGTGCGAAATCGTTCGAATAACCGCACCCAATGTAAATGCAGCGAAGGCATTGGCGGTAATTTCAAAGCGGCTTAAAAATGACAAGATCGACGTCCCCTTAGTTGCAGATATCCATTTCTTGCCTTCAGCTGCAATGGAGGCCGTTGAACATGTCGAAAAAGTTCGGGTCAATCCAGGCAACTATGCAGATAAGAAAAAATTCCAAATTATCGAGTATTCTGATGATGAATACAGACAGGAACTCGAACGACTCCATGAATCTTTTTCCCCTCTCGTTAAGCGATGTAAGATACTAGGAAGATCCATTCGAATTGGAACAAATCATGGGTCGCTCTCAGATAGAATAATGAATCGATTTGGGGATTCTCCGCTTGGCATGGTTGAATCGGCATTGGAATTTATAAGAATCGCTGAGGCACATAACTTTTACGATATCATACTTTCAATGAAGGCCAGTAACCCCAAGGTAATGATTCAAGCATACCGACTTGCGGTTGCAAAAATGGCCGAAGAAAACATGCAATACCCTCTACACCTTGGAGTAACGGAAGCAGGAGATGGTGAAGATGGGAGAATAAAAAGCGCAATTGGAATAGGCAGTCTACTGATTGACGGACTAGGAGACACCATAAGAGTCTCTCTAACAGAAGATCCTGTTTACGAGATCCCGGTTGCGCAAGCATTAGCCAAGAAAGCCACATATTTGTGGAGTCAAAAAAGCTCAGCTGAGTTACAAATGGACGAGACCGTAGACCCTTTTACATTCACAAGAAGAGAGGTAGAGAAAATCGATCTAAATCAAAGAATAAAAATATCATCCACTCTCCCGCCAATAGTATTCTTGAAGAACAGGGCGCAAACGGACATTATAAGTTCTGTCGATCAGCTCTCTTCATTGACCTCAAATCCATCTAAAATCGACACACCCGTCGAAGGTTGGGTAATTGAGCTCAATGGGATTCAGGATATTGATGAGCTTACAAGTGCTTATAAAAATTTCGATTCGCAAAAAATACCACTAATTGCCGAATTAGGTAACAACTTAAGTGAAGATCCACGTCCCTTTAACAAATTGATAAATTTGTTTAAATCTGTGATCTTTGCTATCGAATGGCCACTAATCGGGACAACTGGACTACAAAGATGGGTATCATGGGCCATAGAAAAAAATGCTTCTTTGGCTATTGGCATATCCGCCGAAGATTTAGCCAAAAACGCGTCATCGTTTATAGAAAAGGAGCTCCCACCCATTATTCTTTTCACTCAATCAAAAAATACAAACTCTCATCCGATCGGCGATTACAGACTTTTAATTTCGATACAAAATTCCTTGGGACTAAAATTCCCTGTCTGGCTGCGAGTTAATAAGAAATCCTATATTCAACAAACCCCAGGATTTTTAAATGACCTTCTAGAAGCTTCGTTGCTTGCCGGAAGCCTCCTTTCTGATGGTTTTGGTGATATACTGAGCATTGAGTGCGTTGAAAACCAAGAGAATGCCTTATCCTTAGCCTACAATGTCTTGCAAGGAGCAGGTGCAAGAATATCAAAAACTGAGTACGTAGCTTGCCCTAGTTGCGGACGGACTCTATTTGATTTACAGAAAACAACTCAAACTATTAGAAAAGCAACAGAGCATTTAAAAGGTGTTAAAATTGCTGTAATGGGGTGCATTGTTAACGGTCCTGGCGAGATGGCAGATGCCGATTTTGGTTACGTTGGAGGAGCACCAGGAAAAGTGAATCTTTACGTAGGGAAAGATTGCGTTGAATATCACGTCAAAGAATCGGAAGCAGTGAGCCGCCTAATTGATTTGATCAAAAAAGAAGGTAAGTGGGCTATACCAAAAGAGCCTATGGTTCGAACCAAAGCTTAA
- a CDS encoding fibronectin type III domain-containing protein, producing the protein MSHKTLKLSLFSLLSVTILVSQLSAAITINVTAEKLKDPGGFDMATTGVVALVADIGTPGFSGPSGTALEGDDFLVAAWNIASSGGNVPGAFLGSTGSISFSGDWAEGDDLALYFFPTLTLTNPPASAAAVPYGMFRVTAANLDGTDLWVTPPDGTLAINLKVITTDATALGTGTTPAADGLADGVTTGTPPAAPTGIAAAVNGLTLNVTWTDNASDETGYRIERSLNGSGIWTILDTLAPGVTLFVDSTVASNTAYLYRVIALRPPSQSAYNTTATATTSATGSGRFNNLSTRALVGTGDEILIASFRVDGGPLRIYLRVGGPDLEAAGISNFLANPTMELRKVDGNVLIKSNDDWKTTQFEVEGVVPGGLVPKFDVDPAMVVNLPDPGNYSVIVRGVGDTIGFANVELYEFKDPAEPNSGKLTNISVRALVGTVDEILIASFRVAGDASQGIYSRIAGPDLEASGIPNFLADPTAQLFKIGDLIAIKTNNDWKDDESEIVGTVPGGFIPKFEVDPAMVVRLTQNESYSVVVRGVNDTTGFAVVELFDFAGAP; encoded by the coding sequence ATGAGCCACAAAACACTAAAGTTAAGCTTGTTCTCTCTTCTAAGCGTGACAATCTTAGTTAGTCAACTTTCAGCTGCGATAACAATAAATGTAACAGCCGAGAAGCTCAAAGATCCTGGAGGGTTCGATATGGCCACTACCGGAGTGGTTGCCTTAGTTGCTGACATAGGGACGCCTGGTTTCTCGGGTCCTTCCGGTACGGCTCTTGAAGGAGATGACTTCCTCGTCGCTGCTTGGAATATTGCTTCTAGTGGAGGTAACGTCCCTGGTGCGTTTCTGGGATCAACAGGAAGTATTAGCTTTTCTGGAGATTGGGCTGAAGGTGATGATCTTGCTCTCTATTTCTTTCCAACTCTTACTCTGACAAATCCACCCGCATCAGCGGCTGCGGTTCCTTACGGAATGTTTCGAGTGACAGCGGCCAACCTCGATGGTACTGATTTGTGGGTCACTCCTCCGGATGGAACATTGGCAATTAATTTAAAAGTTATTACCACAGATGCGACTGCACTAGGTACAGGAACGACACCTGCAGCCGATGGGTTAGCAGACGGAGTCACCACGGGTACACCGCCTGCCGCTCCAACTGGAATTGCTGCAGCTGTTAATGGATTGACCCTTAATGTAACATGGACTGATAATGCATCTGATGAAACGGGTTACCGGATTGAAAGATCACTGAATGGATCTGGAATTTGGACTATTCTTGATACTTTAGCTCCTGGAGTTACTCTTTTTGTAGATAGTACTGTTGCTTCGAATACTGCATACCTATATCGGGTTATCGCTTTGAGACCTCCTTCTCAGTCTGCTTACAATACAACTGCTACTGCCACAACATCTGCTACCGGTAGTGGAAGATTTAACAACCTATCCACGCGTGCACTTGTTGGAACGGGTGATGAGATACTGATCGCCTCTTTTAGAGTAGATGGTGGCCCATTGAGAATATACTTAAGAGTCGGTGGACCAGATTTGGAAGCCGCCGGAATATCAAACTTTCTTGCGAATCCAACGATGGAGCTTAGAAAAGTTGATGGTAATGTGCTAATTAAATCAAATGACGATTGGAAGACCACGCAGTTTGAGGTTGAAGGTGTTGTTCCCGGCGGTCTAGTTCCAAAATTTGATGTTGATCCTGCAATGGTGGTAAATCTTCCAGACCCGGGTAACTACTCTGTAATTGTTCGAGGAGTTGGCGATACCATTGGTTTTGCTAATGTAGAACTCTATGAATTTAAGGATCCCGCTGAACCAAATTCTGGCAAATTGACCAATATTTCGGTAAGAGCATTAGTAGGGACAGTAGATGAGATTCTCATAGCTTCATTTCGAGTTGCTGGGGACGCTTCCCAGGGGATATACTCAAGAATTGCCGGACCAGATTTGGAAGCATCTGGTATTCCTAACTTTCTTGCAGATCCAACGGCTCAACTATTTAAAATAGGAGATCTTATTGCAATTAAGACCAACAACGATTGGAAGGACGACGAGTCAGAAATTGTTGGGACTGTCCCCGGTGGTTTTATTCCGAAATTTGAGGTTGATCCTGCAATGGTTGTAAGACTTACCCAAAATGAATCCTACTCGGTCGTTGTTAGAGGAGTTAATGACACTACTGGTTTCGCTGTTGTTGAGCTTTTCGACTTTGCTGGAGCTCCATAA
- a CDS encoding TIGR02597 family protein, translated as MRLAKLSHLPLLTILVGFFSVQAFGIEAVTNPVGVIQITALGNSDTLISMPLKQPAVFNGVIGGLTTDTLTVQGSPGWDPDEWAGAYYGFVRSGDVEGAYASIVSNTADTLKLDVGLDGTLLVDGPAVNDSVSIHRFWTLDSLFPDGAGVHASPSAGSRSSEIFIPAVAEGINNAADATYYYLGVKWRKVGALLDAEFGDTILYPDSYFILRNDVAGNTTVTFTGEVVMGGLSLPVVIGDTLQQDNPIGLQRPIEMTLIESGLSDSFEAGDELLIWDNSAAKQNRLAGDATVYTWDGAKWIKDGVNVDVGNDAVFTPGLGFIVRKKAGGGLAEIDWSNLPNYGN; from the coding sequence ATGAGATTAGCAAAATTGTCCCACCTGCCCCTCCTTACAATCTTGGTAGGGTTCTTTTCCGTTCAAGCCTTCGGGATTGAAGCCGTCACCAACCCTGTTGGAGTTATCCAAATTACCGCATTAGGAAACTCAGACACCTTAATTTCCATGCCATTAAAACAACCCGCAGTCTTTAATGGTGTGATCGGCGGTCTTACAACCGACACACTAACAGTCCAAGGTTCGCCTGGATGGGATCCTGACGAATGGGCAGGTGCCTATTATGGTTTTGTTAGAAGTGGTGATGTTGAAGGCGCGTATGCATCAATCGTTTCAAACACTGCCGACACGCTTAAATTAGACGTAGGTCTCGATGGTACTCTTCTGGTTGACGGCCCGGCGGTTAATGATAGTGTATCAATTCACCGGTTCTGGACTTTGGATTCGCTTTTCCCTGATGGTGCAGGTGTTCACGCATCACCATCTGCTGGATCTAGGTCTAGTGAAATTTTTATCCCAGCCGTTGCAGAGGGAATCAATAATGCGGCGGATGCCACTTATTACTACCTAGGTGTAAAGTGGCGTAAAGTAGGTGCACTGCTTGATGCTGAATTTGGAGATACTATTCTTTATCCCGACTCTTATTTCATCCTCAGAAATGATGTGGCAGGTAACACCACAGTTACTTTTACGGGTGAGGTTGTTATGGGTGGGTTATCTCTCCCGGTTGTAATAGGAGATACGTTACAGCAAGATAACCCTATCGGTCTCCAGCGCCCGATTGAAATGACTCTAATCGAATCTGGACTATCTGATTCGTTTGAAGCAGGAGATGAATTGTTGATTTGGGATAATTCGGCTGCTAAGCAGAATCGACTCGCTGGTGATGCAACTGTTTATACTTGGGATGGTGCCAAATGGATTAAAGATGGTGTCAACGTAGACGTTGGTAACGATGCCGTATTTACGCCCGGCCTTGGATTTATTGTCCGGAAAAAAGCAGGCGGGGGACTAGCCGAAATCGATTGGTCAAACCTTCCAAACTACGGTAATTAA
- the thrC gene encoding threonine synthase: MNFVSTRGQTEAVSFSEAVAIGLAPDGGLYVPEELPDLSREFAEWGDYSFEEMAFAFFKHFATDIDSTVLWDLIKKSYEKFDCEERAPLKKLSDDLWVLELFHGPTLAFKDFALQLLGNLYELQIKKSGQPINVLGATSGDTGAAAIHGLIGKSGVNIFILYPDGRVAPLQERQMACTEANNVYPLAIEGSFDDTQRVLKEVFSNQEFRKRVNLSAVNSINLARVLAQCVYYIYAFWQLPQKIRGKVEFIVPTGNFGNVLAGWMAQQMGLPIQSFRVATNQNDILHRLFTTGKYQVHSVQSSLAPSMDIQVASNFERFLYYAESSDPARVREIMTTFKESGNYDFSDLDPRSFSSSRTDDEEIKKIIAKVYEEFSYVVDPHTACGMVDVLKGVRKPQVVLATAHPAKFPETIEECIGVASKHPSLEKLESREIFKHKVASTAEAVESFILKHI; encoded by the coding sequence ATGAATTTTGTAAGCACACGTGGGCAAACTGAGGCCGTATCATTTTCCGAAGCAGTAGCTATTGGATTGGCTCCGGATGGCGGTCTTTATGTCCCGGAGGAATTGCCCGACCTTTCAAGGGAGTTTGCTGAATGGGGCGATTACTCATTTGAAGAAATGGCTTTCGCATTCTTCAAGCACTTTGCCACGGATATTGATTCAACGGTGTTATGGGATCTGATTAAAAAATCATACGAAAAATTTGACTGCGAAGAACGTGCACCACTTAAAAAACTGAGTGACGATCTCTGGGTGCTGGAGTTGTTCCATGGTCCGACACTGGCCTTTAAAGATTTTGCGCTTCAACTCTTGGGTAATCTTTATGAGCTTCAGATAAAGAAAAGTGGTCAACCGATCAATGTACTAGGTGCGACTTCTGGTGATACTGGCGCTGCAGCCATCCATGGGTTGATAGGGAAGTCCGGTGTTAATATTTTTATTTTGTATCCCGATGGCCGTGTAGCGCCACTGCAAGAAAGGCAGATGGCCTGCACTGAGGCGAACAATGTTTACCCTTTGGCAATCGAAGGGAGCTTTGATGATACGCAAAGAGTATTGAAGGAGGTTTTTTCAAATCAGGAATTTCGAAAACGCGTAAATTTATCGGCGGTAAATTCAATCAACCTGGCCCGAGTCTTAGCTCAATGCGTGTACTATATATATGCGTTTTGGCAATTGCCTCAGAAAATCCGTGGAAAAGTTGAATTTATTGTTCCAACGGGGAACTTTGGAAATGTCCTTGCTGGTTGGATGGCTCAGCAAATGGGGTTACCCATACAATCCTTTCGAGTCGCCACCAATCAAAACGATATTTTACACCGTTTGTTTACTACCGGTAAGTATCAAGTTCACTCAGTTCAGTCCAGCTTGGCTCCTTCCATGGATATTCAGGTGGCCTCCAATTTCGAACGATTTCTTTACTATGCCGAAAGTTCCGATCCGGCCCGTGTGAGGGAGATAATGACAACTTTCAAAGAATCGGGGAATTACGATTTTTCTGATTTGGATCCTCGCTCCTTTTCCAGCAGTAGAACCGATGACGAAGAAATTAAAAAAATCATCGCCAAAGTATATGAGGAATTCAGTTATGTTGTGGATCCACATACTGCATGCGGAATGGTTGATGTGCTAAAGGGTGTCCGGAAACCACAAGTCGTATTGGCGACTGCTCATCCTGCAAAATTCCCTGAAACCATTGAAGAATGTATAGGGGTTGCTTCGAAGCATCCTTCGTTGGAAAAATTGGAATCAAGGGAGATTTTTAAACATAAGGTTGCGTCAACGGCAGAAGCCGTTGAATCCTTCATTCTTAAGCATATTTAG
- the cimA gene encoding citramalate synthase, with protein MKQDDSILIYDTTLRDGTQGEGISFSSTDKILITQKLDQFGIDYIEGGWPGSNPRDMAFFEDIKGIKLKHAKVAAFGSTRRANLKADEDAQLKLLLDAGTEVVTIFGKSWILHVTEVLRTTAEENLEMISDSVQFLKNAGREVIYDAEHFYDGYIENPEYALRTLEAAVAGGTDYLVLCDTNGGKLVPEIESITGIVVNHFPNIKVGVHCHNDSGVGVAVSLAGVSVGATMVQGTMNGYGERNGNANLTTIIPNLVLKMDKNMNCRSEMKELRELSLYIDDLANVRSDIRAPFVGASSFAHKGGVHANAALKVARSYEHIRPEEVGNRQRILISDMSGRSSLMMKARELGMEVDEKSPEMKAFLDQLKEMEHRGFEYEAADASFKLLLSKFLKHHTPFFTLQGYRVIEGRRNDLQSVVAEATVKVEVKGVVHHCVAESTGPVSALYRAIKEALASDYPVINDVELRDFKVRILESENGVDAQTRVFIESSDGENIWGTVGASDNIVAASLQALLDAVEYKLLKDELAGIK; from the coding sequence ATGAAACAAGACGACTCCATTTTAATTTACGACACTACTCTTAGAGACGGAACTCAAGGAGAAGGTATCTCATTTTCGTCAACGGATAAGATTCTCATAACCCAAAAGTTGGATCAGTTTGGTATTGATTATATTGAGGGCGGGTGGCCGGGATCTAATCCCAGGGACATGGCATTCTTTGAGGATATAAAAGGTATCAAGTTGAAGCATGCTAAAGTTGCCGCTTTTGGATCAACGCGTCGGGCCAATCTTAAAGCAGATGAAGATGCTCAACTAAAGCTCCTGCTAGATGCCGGAACCGAGGTTGTGACTATTTTTGGTAAGTCCTGGATATTACATGTTACGGAAGTGCTTCGGACAACTGCTGAAGAAAATTTGGAGATGATCTCGGATTCTGTTCAATTTCTAAAAAACGCGGGGCGGGAGGTTATTTACGATGCCGAACATTTCTACGATGGTTACATTGAAAATCCTGAATATGCACTCAGAACGCTGGAAGCAGCTGTTGCTGGCGGAACAGACTATTTGGTTTTATGCGATACGAATGGAGGAAAATTGGTTCCTGAGATTGAATCAATCACTGGAATAGTAGTTAACCATTTCCCCAATATTAAGGTTGGTGTTCATTGTCACAACGATTCTGGCGTTGGTGTCGCAGTGAGCCTTGCAGGAGTATCGGTAGGTGCAACTATGGTCCAAGGCACCATGAACGGCTATGGAGAGCGAAATGGGAATGCAAACCTAACAACTATAATTCCAAATCTTGTTCTTAAAATGGATAAGAATATGAATTGTAGAAGTGAGATGAAAGAATTGAGGGAACTGTCGCTCTACATTGATGACCTCGCAAATGTACGGTCAGACATACGAGCGCCTTTTGTTGGAGCCTCTTCTTTTGCCCACAAAGGAGGTGTGCATGCCAATGCCGCACTTAAAGTTGCCCGAAGCTATGAGCATATACGACCCGAGGAAGTTGGAAATCGTCAGAGGATACTTATTTCCGATATGTCTGGGAGAAGTAGCTTAATGATGAAAGCCAGAGAATTAGGTATGGAAGTTGACGAAAAGTCGCCAGAAATGAAAGCGTTTTTGGATCAACTCAAAGAAATGGAGCATCGGGGGTTTGAATACGAGGCCGCAGATGCATCGTTCAAATTACTTCTTTCGAAATTCCTAAAACACCATACCCCATTTTTCACACTACAAGGGTATCGTGTTATTGAGGGTCGCCGTAATGATCTTCAATCTGTAGTCGCAGAAGCCACAGTAAAAGTTGAGGTTAAAGGTGTTGTTCATCATTGTGTGGCTGAGTCGACCGGTCCAGTTAGTGCACTGTATCGCGCTATAAAAGAGGCCCTCGCCTCAGATTATCCCGTTATAAACGATGTTGAGCTTCGAGATTTTAAAGTCCGAATCCTGGAGTCTGAAAACGGAGTTGATGCCCAAACCCGTGTATTTATTGAGTCTAGTGATGGGGAAAATATTTGGGGCACGGTTGGAGCCAGTGATAATATCGTTGCAGCAAGCCTTCAGGCATTATTGGATGCCGTAGAATATAAACTCCTTAAGGATGAGCTGGCAGGAATTAAGTAA
- a CDS encoding aspartate kinase, translating to MARIVQKYGGTSVGTVERIQAVAHRIKETYDAGNEVVVVVSARSGVTNELVARAKSINPNPNEREMDMLLAVGEQETIALVAMALHALGVPAESRTGAQAGVITNDSHTQARILRVEGGDIPDLLSKGTVVIVAGFQGINPSGDISTLGRGGSDLSAIAMAAGLKSDLCQIFTDVEGVYTADPRIVKDAVKLEEVSYEEMLELASMGSKVMQARAVEFAKKYNVTFEVRSSFNNKPGTIVKEEVASMEDVLVRGVAIDKSQTLIVVSDLPDEPGTAATLFSALAESNVMVDMIVQNIGRKGKANMTFTIPREDTFLAESVVNRVFQKIGGSLTSTTDIAKLSVVGVGMRSHSGVAASLFRTLSEGGINIQLIGTSEIKISVAIDLQHADLGVNLVHKAFGLENAVG from the coding sequence ATGGCTAGAATCGTACAAAAATACGGTGGAACTTCCGTCGGAACTGTTGAAAGAATTCAAGCGGTTGCGCATCGGATCAAAGAAACGTATGATGCAGGTAACGAGGTTGTGGTAGTAGTCTCTGCCAGATCTGGAGTAACCAATGAGTTAGTCGCAAGAGCCAAAAGCATAAACCCAAATCCAAATGAAAGGGAAATGGATATGCTCCTTGCGGTTGGTGAACAGGAGACGATTGCCTTAGTGGCAATGGCGTTGCACGCATTGGGCGTTCCTGCAGAATCTCGGACCGGTGCTCAGGCTGGTGTGATTACTAATGATTCACACACACAAGCGCGTATACTTCGAGTTGAAGGGGGAGATATCCCCGATCTTCTTTCCAAGGGAACGGTGGTGATTGTTGCTGGCTTTCAGGGGATAAATCCTTCAGGGGATATAAGTACTCTGGGTCGTGGCGGTTCTGATTTGAGCGCCATTGCAATGGCTGCAGGCTTGAAGTCTGATTTGTGTCAAATTTTCACCGATGTAGAAGGCGTGTATACTGCTGATCCACGAATCGTAAAGGATGCAGTGAAACTCGAAGAAGTGAGTTATGAAGAAATGCTTGAGCTGGCTAGCATGGGCAGCAAAGTTATGCAGGCTCGAGCAGTTGAATTTGCAAAAAAATACAATGTCACTTTTGAAGTGCGCTCAAGTTTTAACAATAAACCAGGTACGATTGTGAAAGAAGAAGTAGCCTCCATGGAAGATGTCCTCGTGAGAGGAGTAGCGATAGACAAAAGCCAAACCTTGATTGTGGTGAGTGATTTACCCGACGAACCTGGAACGGCCGCAACGTTGTTTTCCGCTCTAGCGGAATCTAACGTAATGGTTGATATGATTGTTCAAAATATCGGCCGCAAAGGTAAGGCTAATATGACCTTTACGATACCTAGGGAGGATACCTTTTTAGCTGAGAGTGTTGTGAATCGAGTATTTCAAAAAATAGGCGGGAGTCTCACGAGCACAACCGACATTGCCAAACTTTCTGTGGTGGGTGTTGGGATGCGTAGTCACTCAGGCGTAGCAGCATCATTGTTTAGGACTTTATCAGAAGGCGGTATCAATATCCAGTTGATCGGAACTTCCGAAATCAAGATCTCAGTTGCGATTGATCTTCAGCATGCGGACCTAGGGGTGAATTTGGTTCATAAGGCCTTTGGTTTGGAAAATGCCGTTGGATGA
- a CDS encoding lysophospholipid acyltransferase family protein → MRFQLDYPPIYDNYQTRNEHLTWFSRTFPSLAFYKRMSAVVMRGAELAKKDMYSDKEWCTSSFNILRAIESIGTKVTIENLKLTLDLKEPSVIVGNHMSTLETFLLPYMLSPHMKVTFVIKEALVSYPIFKHIMISRNPIIVGRESPKKDFIKVLSEGVNRIKEGYTVIVFPQTTRMKVFEKSKFNSIGIKLAKRANVPVIPLALKTDCWRNGKIIKDFGKIDPRKSVHFKFGTPLKIEDNGKNQQESVIKHIEDCLSQWTDRIPALEEK, encoded by the coding sequence ATGCGCTTCCAATTAGATTACCCACCAATTTACGATAACTATCAAACTAGAAACGAACATCTAACTTGGTTTAGTAGGACTTTCCCTTCTTTAGCATTTTACAAAAGGATGTCAGCAGTTGTCATGCGAGGCGCTGAATTGGCCAAAAAAGACATGTATTCTGATAAAGAATGGTGCACAAGCAGTTTTAATATTTTGCGAGCCATTGAATCAATCGGGACAAAGGTAACAATCGAAAACTTAAAACTTACCCTGGATCTAAAGGAACCATCAGTGATCGTAGGCAATCACATGAGCACCCTAGAGACTTTCTTGCTTCCGTACATGCTAAGCCCTCATATGAAAGTCACATTCGTAATAAAAGAGGCTCTCGTTTCATACCCTATTTTCAAACACATCATGATTTCCAGGAATCCGATTATTGTTGGACGAGAAAGTCCAAAAAAAGACTTCATTAAAGTTTTAAGTGAAGGAGTTAATCGAATAAAGGAAGGATATACTGTAATTGTTTTTCCACAAACAACTCGGATGAAAGTATTTGAGAAATCCAAATTTAACTCGATAGGAATTAAATTGGCAAAAAGAGCAAACGTACCAGTTATCCCTCTAGCACTTAAAACGGATTGCTGGAGAAACGGAAAAATTATAAAAGATTTCGGAAAAATTGATCCAAGAAAATCTGTCCATTTTAAATTCGGAACACCTCTCAAAATTGAAGATAATGGGAAGAATCAACAAGAATCAGTGATTAAACATATTGAAGATTGCTTATCCCAATGGACTGATAGAATACCTGCCTTAGAAGAAAAATAA